TTGATTTTCTCCTCGAAAATATGAAGTAATATGTTTTCAGCGATCCTACTCCCTCCTGAGGGAGAGGGCATCTGATTTGATATTGAGTATTTTGTATTGATTATTTGTCTGTGTTCGGCAGCATTACCAAAGATTGGACGCATTATCCAGCAGCGACTTGCACTCCATTCCCTCTCCTGGGGGAGAGGGTTAGGGTGAGGGCGCTGCTTAGTAATCTTGATATTGAATATTTCGTATTGATTATTTGCCTATGTCAAACAGCATTTAGTTGCTTCGGTTCCGTAGGGGCCGAAGCTGCGGGACATACAGCGTTCCACCTTATATATTTAGTGCCACCGATGCAACCTGCGAAATATTCGCGGTGGTGGCAGTCGGCGCGGGGCATTCGCCGTTCAAAATCCGAATTAAAGACTGCGCCTCGCGGTCAGGCCTGGCAAGCACCCATATAGCCCGCATGCCCATCTCAAGCGCGGGCTGAATATCGTGAGTGTACGTATCGCCTATCATCACGCACTCGCACGGTTCCACGCCAAGTTTTTTTACTACAAGCTCAAAGTTGTCTTTAGCCGGTTTGCGTGAACCGGACAGGCAGCTCAGCACTATCGCATCGGATGCACTTACCACTTCCGGCATCGCCTTTGTGACGCTTTCATAATACGGGTTCCAGATATCCGAGAGCAGCCCTATCATATACCCTCGATCCTTAAGGGCAAGCACAGTCTCTTTTGCTCCTTCAAGCGCCTGTGCCGCGGTTGCCTGCGATTGCCACAATTCATGAATTCCCGTGACGGCATGATCGCTTAGTTGTCCGAATTTATGCTTTAGCGCATCACATACCTGATCGGCTGACCTAAGGTCAGTTGTCATTATGATCGAACTGACCTGCGCTGCAGTGGCTCCTTCGATAAGTCTGGCGATGACCTTATTAGGGGCGACAGGCGGACCTGTGACCAGAGTAGCGCCAATATCGAATATTGCAGCCTTAACCGGCATTATTCGGCCACTCCACCACGACTACTCCGCACTTTTCAAGCAGTTGAATACCGTTCGATCCGCCTTTGTGGTCGCGCTTTACCACGCACCTGGCAATGCCGGATGATATCATCAACTTTGCGCAAGTGATGCATATATCGGCA
The window above is part of the Armatimonadota bacterium genome. Proteins encoded here:
- a CDS encoding HAD family hydrolase; amino-acid sequence: MPVKAAIFDIGATLVTGPPVAPNKVIARLIEGATAAQVSSIIMTTDLRSADQVCDALKHKFGQLSDHAVTGIHELWQSQATAAQALEGAKETVLALKDRGYMIGLLSDIWNPYYESVTKAMPEVVSASDAIVLSCLSGSRKPAKDNFELVVKKLGVEPCECVMIGDTYTHDIQPALEMGMRAIWVLARPDREAQSLIRILNGECPAPTATTANISQVASVALNI